From the genome of Candidatus Polarisedimenticolia bacterium, one region includes:
- a CDS encoding ABC transporter permease, whose amino-acid sequence MSRLRSWVSRLGGPLHGGRLDRDLADEMESHLQMHVDDNLRRGMSPDEARRRALIDLGGVEQVREACRERRGVPWLESLARDVRYALRGLRKNPGFTAVAVLTLALGIGANTAIFSLVNAVLLRPLPYEGADRIVQVWHTPPPESFPGFTRFSVSPANYLDWRAQNHVFEAMAAYGSTTFGWMDGDRPVAVTAGEVAPDLFAVLRARPLLGRTFAPDEESPGKNKVAVLGHRFWRSRLGSEPGVVGKTIRLGGESYTIVGVMPAGFGFPRWADLWTPLAWSDAERQVRGMHDYRAVARLKPGVTVAQAQAEMDSISRRLEQRYPADNKGWGALIVPLRDEMVGEVRPALLVLFAAVSLVLLIACANVASLVLARTLARRKEIALRAALGASRGRVLQQVLCENVVLALAGGALGLFLAREGVDGIVAFLGESLPRSSEVRVDARALGFTLLISVLTGLAAGLVPALRLMKVNLSEALKQGMGRTASDSGGHRTRGALVIVEVALSLVLLVGAGLMIRTLAVLRAVDPGFDPRGVLSLFLAIPATRYATPAQQIDFFDRALERVRAQPGIDSAGAVNQLPMAGRGSTQPVAIEGHAAAALSEQPEVAVRVLTPGYLRAMQIPLLRGRDVGEADVTGRPGIVLVSESMARRFWPDEDPIGRRLTLSFYPGVPREVVGVAGDVKLEGLADTQASPTLYVPLAQMPQTWMSVVVRGRPQSGDIVPAVTAAIRQVDAEQPVLEVMTLEAFMEDSLAHQRVSMLLLALFAGFAVLLAGLGIYSVLSYAVRRRAPEIGLRVALGARHSDILWMVLGHGLRLTLAGLAIGVLGALALTRLLGGLLFGVRPTDPLTFAAVSVLLCAIALLACYLPARRAMRVDPMIALRQE is encoded by the coding sequence GTGAGCCGCCTGCGCTCCTGGGTGTCGAGGCTCGGCGGGCCGCTGCACGGGGGGAGGCTCGATCGGGACCTCGCGGACGAGATGGAGAGCCATCTCCAGATGCACGTCGACGACAACCTGCGCCGCGGGATGAGCCCCGATGAGGCGCGCCGCCGCGCGCTCATCGATCTGGGAGGCGTCGAGCAGGTCCGCGAGGCGTGCCGGGAGCGCCGGGGCGTCCCCTGGCTCGAAAGCCTGGCCCGGGACGTCCGATACGCGCTCCGGGGGCTCCGCAAGAACCCGGGCTTCACCGCGGTGGCGGTGCTCACGCTGGCGCTGGGAATCGGGGCGAACACGGCCATCTTCAGCCTGGTGAACGCGGTGTTGCTGCGGCCGCTCCCGTACGAAGGGGCCGATCGGATCGTCCAGGTGTGGCACACGCCTCCGCCCGAGAGCTTTCCGGGGTTCACCCGGTTCAGCGTCTCGCCGGCCAACTACCTCGACTGGCGCGCGCAGAATCACGTGTTCGAAGCCATGGCGGCGTACGGTTCCACGACGTTCGGTTGGATGGACGGCGATCGGCCGGTGGCGGTGACCGCCGGCGAGGTGGCGCCCGACCTGTTCGCGGTGCTGCGCGCGCGCCCCCTCCTGGGTCGGACCTTCGCGCCGGACGAGGAATCCCCGGGAAAGAACAAGGTCGCGGTCCTCGGCCATCGCTTCTGGCGGTCCCGCCTGGGATCGGAGCCGGGCGTCGTGGGAAAGACGATCCGCCTGGGCGGCGAGAGCTACACGATCGTCGGCGTGATGCCGGCGGGGTTCGGGTTTCCGCGCTGGGCGGATCTGTGGACCCCGCTGGCCTGGTCCGACGCCGAGCGCCAGGTGCGCGGCATGCACGACTACCGGGCCGTCGCCCGGTTGAAGCCGGGCGTGACCGTGGCGCAGGCCCAGGCGGAGATGGACTCGATCTCCCGGCGGCTCGAGCAGCGGTATCCGGCGGACAACAAGGGTTGGGGAGCGCTGATCGTGCCGCTGCGCGACGAGATGGTCGGAGAGGTGCGGCCGGCGCTCCTGGTGCTGTTCGCGGCCGTGAGCCTGGTCCTGCTCATCGCGTGCGCCAACGTCGCCAGCCTGGTCCTGGCGCGGACGCTGGCGAGGCGCAAGGAGATCGCCCTGCGGGCGGCGCTCGGGGCGAGCCGGGGCCGCGTGCTGCAGCAGGTCCTCTGCGAGAACGTCGTGCTCGCTCTGGCCGGCGGGGCGCTCGGGCTGTTCCTGGCGCGCGAAGGGGTCGACGGCATCGTCGCGTTTCTCGGCGAGTCGCTGCCGCGCTCCTCCGAGGTCCGCGTGGATGCCCGCGCGCTGGGCTTCACCCTGCTGATCTCCGTCCTCACCGGCCTCGCGGCGGGCCTCGTGCCGGCCCTGCGGCTGATGAAGGTCAATCTGAGCGAGGCGCTGAAACAGGGCATGGGCAGGACCGCCTCCGATTCCGGAGGCCACCGCACGCGCGGCGCGCTCGTGATCGTGGAGGTGGCGCTGTCCCTGGTCCTGCTGGTCGGCGCGGGGCTGATGATCCGGACCCTCGCGGTGCTGCGCGCCGTGGATCCGGGCTTCGATCCGCGGGGCGTCCTGAGCCTGTTCCTGGCGATCCCCGCCACCCGGTACGCCACCCCGGCGCAGCAGATCGACTTCTTCGACCGGGCGCTGGAACGCGTGCGCGCCCAGCCCGGGATCGACTCGGCCGGGGCCGTCAACCAGCTGCCCATGGCCGGGCGCGGCTCGACGCAGCCCGTGGCCATCGAGGGGCACGCGGCGGCCGCCCTCTCCGAGCAGCCGGAGGTCGCGGTCCGCGTGCTGACGCCGGGCTACCTGCGCGCGATGCAGATCCCGCTTCTGCGCGGCCGCGACGTCGGCGAGGCGGACGTCACGGGCCGGCCCGGGATCGTGCTCGTCAGCGAATCGATGGCGCGGCGCTTCTGGCCGGACGAGGACCCCATCGGCAGGCGGCTGACCCTGTCCTTCTATCCCGGCGTCCCGCGGGAGGTCGTGGGCGTCGCGGGGGACGTGAAGCTGGAAGGACTCGCGGACACGCAGGCATCCCCCACCCTCTACGTCCCGCTGGCCCAGATGCCGCAGACCTGGATGTCGGTCGTGGTCCGCGGGCGGCCGCAATCAGGGGACATCGTTCCCGCGGTGACCGCGGCCATCCGGCAAGTGGATGCCGAGCAGCCGGTCCTCGAGGTGATGACGCTCGAGGCCTTCATGGAGGATTCCCTGGCGCACCAGCGGGTGTCGATGCTGCTGCTGGCCCTGTTCGCCGGCTTCGCCGTGCTGCTGGCGGGACTGGGGATCTACAGCGTGCTGTCCTACGCCGTGCGCCGCCGCGCGCCCGAGATCGGCCTGCGCGTCGCGCTCGGCGCGCGGCACTCCGATATACTCTGGATGGTGCTCGGCCACGGCCTGCGGCTCACCCTGGCGGGCCTCGCGATAGGAGTGCTGGGCGCGCTGGCCCTCACCCGCCTGCTCGGCGGCCTCCTCTTCGGAGTGCGGCCGACCGATCCGCTGACGTTCGCCGCCGTGTCCGTCCTCCTCTGCGCCATCGCGCTCCTGGCATGCTACCTGCCCGCGCGGCGCGCGATGCGGGTCGATCCCATGATCGCTCTGCGCCAGGAATAG
- a CDS encoding DUF1648 domain-containing protein, translating into MTRVYYVVSAALVAAALGASLVFYPQLPETIPMHWDLNGQVDGYGPKAVALFLMPALMVGMIGLFRILQWLSPRHFEVDSFRATYLYIMVLVVAFFAYVHGAIVWSARSDAADPVRILFGGIFLLLAFLGNVLGRVRRNFWIGVRTPWTLASERVWNDTHRLAARLFFAVGLLGAVAVFLGVPFVAALVVFSTGILVPVVYSLVLYKRLAGRGEI; encoded by the coding sequence ATGACCCGTGTCTATTACGTCGTGTCGGCGGCCCTGGTGGCGGCGGCCCTGGGAGCATCGCTGGTCTTCTATCCGCAGCTGCCGGAGACGATCCCGATGCACTGGGACCTGAACGGACAGGTCGACGGTTACGGACCCAAGGCCGTGGCGCTTTTCCTGATGCCGGCGCTCATGGTCGGGATGATCGGGCTGTTCCGGATCCTGCAATGGCTGTCGCCACGGCACTTCGAGGTGGACTCGTTCCGGGCCACCTACCTGTACATCATGGTCCTGGTCGTCGCGTTTTTCGCGTACGTCCACGGGGCGATCGTCTGGTCCGCGCGATCCGACGCCGCCGACCCCGTCCGGATCCTGTTCGGCGGGATCTTCCTGCTCCTCGCGTTCCTCGGCAACGTCCTGGGAAGGGTACGCCGGAATTTCTGGATCGGTGTCCGGACGCCCTGGACCCTGGCCAGCGAGCGCGTGTGGAACGACACGCACCGGCTGGCCGCCCGCCTGTTCTTCGCCGTGGGGCTCCTGGGGGCCGTCGCCGTCTTTCTCGGCGTGCCGTTCGTCGCCGCCCTGGTCGTCTTCTCGACGGGCATCCTGGTGCCGGTGGTCTACTCGCTCGTCCTGTACAAGAGGCTGGCCGGCCGTGGAGAGATCTGA
- a CDS encoding ABC transporter permease: MSLLRRFAGGIRGLLRKDRIERELDEELRGFLDAAIAEGMRAGMSREDAIRAARMEMGSLDAVKEEVRAVGWETALDTVWRDVRHGARVLRNHPGFACAAILTLALGIGANTAIFSVVSTVLLKPLPYPDPDRLVTLPGGQSLPDLMDLAERSTTFEALGASAGWALDLVGEGEPQRIDGELVAGDLFRALGVQALLGRTFSEADDRARAPVVVVSHEFWRAHLASDRAAVGRQLNLSGAAYTVIAVMPRGFRLPFFAFKSQIWIPFRTGYPEGADARGAHFLLAVARLRDGASLGDARTELEVIGRRIGELNPTEARDFTAEDLRDHVVGGVRTPLLILLGAVSLVLLIACSNFASLLLARGVARRREMQVRHALGASRGRLVRQLVTESAVLSILGGGAGVLLASRGVDLLVRLMPTELPSFHHVAIDSRTMIYTLLVSVATGLVFGVAPALHLCNAGAVRPSGARSTEGRSSLWRALVIAELALATVLLIGAGLLIRSYWHLRSVALGFEPDRVLTFRLTLPASRYEPIPAQESFLARLDQGLRASPGVAAAGLVSELPLAGWRMLHNMIVEGQAPVPEGREPEVHTHEVSPDYFVAMGTPLRRGRGFTDQDGPTSPLVGVVNEAFVRRFLPDRDPLGARARWARGEPDAWMTIVGVAADTRFEALNEDQPPTIYTPTTQKQQPWKRWTSAVIRSKAGDPMLLADSLRQVVWRFDARLPITDVAPMSAVIQESVSERRFNLMLLSAFAALAVVLAAVGVYGVLAHLVAQRSREIGVHMALGAQRSDIFRLMLRQGLPLIGWGMLGGGLGALCVTRVLRSLLYEVGAADPATFGSAMAGLALVGLLASFIPARRALRVDPAVSLRDE, from the coding sequence ATGTCGCTTCTGCGGAGATTCGCCGGCGGAATTCGGGGCCTGCTGCGAAAGGACCGGATCGAACGGGAGCTCGACGAGGAGCTGCGGGGTTTCCTGGATGCCGCGATCGCGGAAGGAATGCGCGCGGGCATGAGTCGCGAAGACGCGATTCGGGCCGCCCGGATGGAGATGGGGAGTCTTGACGCCGTCAAGGAGGAGGTCCGCGCCGTAGGCTGGGAAACCGCGCTGGACACGGTGTGGCGGGACGTGCGGCACGGTGCCCGCGTGCTGCGGAATCATCCGGGGTTCGCGTGCGCCGCCATCCTGACGCTGGCATTGGGGATCGGCGCCAACACCGCGATCTTCAGCGTCGTCAGCACCGTCCTGCTCAAACCATTGCCCTATCCCGACCCCGACCGACTCGTGACGTTGCCGGGCGGACAGTCGCTGCCGGACCTCATGGACCTCGCGGAGCGGTCGACCACATTCGAGGCACTGGGGGCAAGCGCCGGCTGGGCCCTGGATCTGGTGGGCGAAGGAGAGCCGCAGCGAATCGACGGCGAGCTGGTCGCGGGGGACCTGTTCCGGGCGCTCGGGGTTCAGGCGCTCCTCGGACGCACCTTTTCCGAAGCGGATGACCGCGCGCGCGCCCCCGTCGTGGTGGTCAGCCACGAGTTCTGGCGGGCCCACCTGGCCTCCGATCGGGCCGCCGTCGGCCGGCAGCTCAACCTGAGCGGGGCCGCCTATACCGTGATCGCCGTGATGCCGCGGGGGTTCAGGCTGCCCTTCTTCGCCTTCAAGTCCCAGATCTGGATTCCGTTTCGAACCGGGTATCCCGAGGGGGCCGATGCGCGCGGGGCCCACTTCCTTCTCGCCGTGGCGCGACTCCGGGACGGCGCGAGCCTCGGCGACGCGCGAACCGAGTTGGAGGTGATCGGCAGGCGAATCGGAGAGCTGAATCCAACCGAGGCCCGGGATTTCACGGCCGAAGACCTGCGCGATCACGTGGTCGGTGGAGTGCGCACGCCGCTCTTGATCCTGCTGGGGGCGGTCAGCCTGGTGCTGCTCATCGCGTGCAGCAATTTCGCGTCTCTCCTGCTGGCGCGCGGCGTGGCGCGACGCCGGGAGATGCAGGTGAGGCACGCCCTGGGCGCCAGCCGCGGGAGGCTCGTGCGCCAGCTCGTCACCGAGAGCGCGGTGCTGTCGATCCTCGGTGGCGGAGCAGGCGTCCTCCTCGCCAGCCGCGGGGTGGACCTTCTGGTGCGCCTGATGCCCACGGAGCTCCCGTCCTTTCACCATGTCGCCATCGACTCCCGGACGATGATCTACACGCTGCTGGTGTCGGTCGCCACCGGCCTGGTGTTCGGCGTGGCGCCCGCCTTGCACCTGTGCAACGCCGGGGCGGTGCGGCCTTCCGGCGCGCGCTCCACGGAAGGCCGATCGTCGCTGTGGCGCGCGCTGGTGATCGCCGAGCTGGCGCTGGCGACGGTGCTGTTGATCGGGGCCGGGCTTCTGATCAGGAGCTACTGGCATCTGCGAAGCGTGGCCTTGGGGTTCGAGCCCGACCGGGTCCTGACGTTCCGGCTGACGCTGCCGGCGTCGCGCTACGAGCCGATCCCCGCCCAGGAGTCCTTCCTCGCGCGATTGGACCAGGGGCTGCGTGCGTCCCCCGGCGTCGCTGCGGCCGGTCTCGTCAGCGAGTTGCCTCTGGCCGGATGGCGCATGCTGCACAACATGATCGTCGAGGGCCAGGCGCCCGTGCCCGAAGGCCGGGAGCCGGAGGTCCACACCCACGAGGTCAGCCCCGATTACTTCGTCGCGATGGGAACGCCGCTGCGGCGCGGGCGCGGCTTCACCGACCAGGACGGTCCGACCTCGCCGCTCGTCGGCGTGGTCAACGAGGCGTTCGTGCGCCGGTTCCTTCCCGATCGCGATCCCCTGGGGGCGCGCGCCCGCTGGGCTCGGGGCGAGCCGGACGCCTGGATGACCATCGTGGGGGTCGCCGCCGACACGCGCTTCGAGGCGCTCAACGAAGACCAGCCGCCGACCATCTACACGCCGACCACTCAGAAGCAGCAGCCGTGGAAGCGCTGGACCTCGGCCGTCATCCGCAGCAAGGCAGGGGATCCCATGCTGTTGGCCGATTCCCTGCGGCAGGTGGTGTGGCGCTTCGATGCCCGGTTGCCGATCACCGATGTGGCCCCCATGTCGGCCGTCATACAGGAATCGGTCAGCGAGCGCCGCTTCAACCTGATGCTGCTTTCGGCGTTCGCGGCCCTGGCGGTCGTCCTGGCCGCGGTCGGCGTGTACGGAGTCCTGGCGCACCTGGTCGCGCAACGCTCGCGGGAGATCGGGGTCCACATGGCACTCGGCGCCCAGCGCTCCGATATCTTCCGGCTGATGCTCCGTCAAGGGCTGCCGCTGATCGGCTGGGGCATGCTCGGCGGCGGGCTGGGGGCGCTGTGCGTCACCCGCGTCCTCCGCAGCCTGTTGTACGAGGTGGGCGCCGCCGACCCGGCGACCTTTGGCTCCGCCATGGCGGGGCTTGCCCTGGTGGGGCTGCTCGCCAGCTTCATCCCCGCGCGGCGCGCCCTGCGCGTCGATCCCGCCGTCTCGTTGCGGGACGAGTAG
- a CDS encoding heavy metal-binding domain-containing protein produces MILTTTPSIEGKSIREYRGIVTGEAILGANLFRDIMATVRDVIGGRSAAYEKELGEARRVAFEELQAEAKRLGANAVVGIDLDYEVVGQNGSMLMVSVSGTAVVV; encoded by the coding sequence ATGATCCTGACGACCACACCGAGCATCGAAGGCAAGTCCATCCGGGAGTATCGCGGCATCGTGACCGGCGAGGCGATCCTCGGGGCCAATCTCTTCCGGGACATCATGGCGACCGTGCGCGACGTCATCGGCGGACGATCGGCGGCTTACGAGAAGGAGCTGGGAGAGGCCCGCCGCGTCGCCTTCGAAGAGCTGCAGGCGGAGGCGAAGCGCCTCGGGGCCAACGCCGTCGTCGGGATCGACCTCGACTACGAGGTCGTCGGCCAGAACGGCAGCATGCTGATGGTGAGCGTCAGCGGCACGGCCGTCGTGGTGTAA
- a CDS encoding PadR family transcriptional regulator: MGEKTDVWKGTLALMVLKTLDTLGPLHGYGIARRIEQTSGDRLLVNYGTLYPALIKLEQEGFISSEWGTSDHNRRAKFYTLTRAGRRHLGREARDWERATSILARFLSPGEESR; this comes from the coding sequence TTGGGCGAGAAGACCGATGTCTGGAAGGGGACGCTGGCCCTGATGGTGCTCAAGACCCTGGACACTCTGGGGCCGCTGCACGGCTACGGGATCGCGCGCCGCATCGAGCAGACGAGCGGCGACAGGCTGCTGGTCAACTACGGCACCCTCTATCCCGCCCTGATCAAGCTCGAGCAGGAAGGCTTCATCTCGTCGGAGTGGGGGACCTCGGACCACAACCGCCGCGCGAAGTTCTACACGCTGACGCGCGCCGGCCGAAGGCACCTCGGCAGGGAAGCCCGGGACTGGGAGCGGGCCACCTCCATCCTCGCGCGCTTCCTGTCGCCCGGGGAGGAGTCCCGGTGA
- a CDS encoding protein kinase produces MPLKPGDVVSHYRIVEKIGEGGMGLVFRAEDITLRRPVALKVLSETTAAGGGPRARLLREARAAAALNHPNICTIYEVREADDASFIAMELVEGETLHSLLGRAGPLPFGRLLDIAVDVADGLAEAHARRIVHRDLKPQNIMVTRQGRVKILDFGLAIPAPTAATHDAAASTSRTRSSGGQAIAGGARAGGLQGTLPYMSPEQALGKEVDARSDIFSFGTVLYEMATGRCPFEAEGAMAILARILEAEPDPPARLQPGLPAAFERVLQRCLRKPAAERYDDARELVRALLDLRGAAAGAGVAEPAERGSETAALSPTTIAVFPFTVRGSERFGYLREGMVDLLSTKLDGAGELRSVDAHVVLGTLAREAGGAVGPDCAQGLAQRLGAGLFVLGNILEAGGRVQLNATLYEACGAGQAVARGSVQGDADGIFGMVDDLTTQLLTGRCGGPETRFTRIAALATGSFAALKAYLEGEAEMRAMRREPAVEAYRRSVGVDPGFALAWYRMSVAALWSGQADLALQAAGQALRHRTRLSERDGRLLEAFHAVLRADNDEAERLYRSVLGTYPDDVEAWYQLGEVQFHAGPLRGRPMADSREAWERVVALDPDHVNGLVHLGAIAASCGDRATLETLVERVLALSPTGDAATWMRAARAFALGDAGGQDGVEAELRQASDRAVNWAVRAVAAYLGDLEGALRLTSAAIDPVRSPEVRALGHVLRAHLELARGRWRSAQAELAASAALDPDQALVYRGFTAASPVVRAPASALETLRADLGRWTPAPPATVREPASRLLPRADLYGHQRLYLLGLLSERLGDHAEALEHAAALEAAACPPDVEALVREMAAGLRARCAWSQGRREKALEVLLRARRPVRFDLVFPSLLHAQADERFTLAEWLEESGRHEEALPWYASFLRGSVHDLIYAIPAHLKRGAIHERLGDTERAARHYGRFAAAWQGCDAEVRPLLEEAEAGLVRLRER; encoded by the coding sequence GTGCCGCTCAAGCCAGGGGACGTGGTCTCGCACTACCGTATCGTCGAGAAGATCGGCGAGGGGGGGATGGGCCTCGTCTTCCGGGCCGAGGACATCACCCTGCGGCGGCCGGTGGCGCTGAAGGTGCTCTCCGAGACGACCGCCGCCGGGGGCGGACCGAGGGCGCGGCTCCTGCGCGAGGCCCGGGCGGCGGCCGCCCTCAACCATCCGAACATCTGCACCATCTACGAGGTTCGTGAAGCGGACGACGCCTCCTTCATCGCCATGGAGCTGGTCGAAGGGGAGACGCTGCACAGCCTCCTGGGGCGCGCGGGCCCGCTGCCATTCGGTCGCCTGCTCGACATCGCCGTGGACGTGGCGGATGGTCTCGCGGAGGCCCACGCCCGCCGGATCGTCCATCGCGACCTGAAGCCCCAGAACATCATGGTGACGCGGCAGGGCCGGGTGAAGATCCTCGACTTCGGGCTGGCGATCCCCGCCCCGACCGCAGCCACCCATGACGCGGCGGCGAGCACCAGCCGCACCCGGTCTTCGGGCGGGCAGGCGATCGCCGGCGGCGCGCGGGCCGGGGGGCTCCAGGGAACCCTTCCTTACATGTCTCCCGAGCAGGCGCTCGGCAAGGAGGTGGACGCCCGCTCCGACATCTTCTCCTTCGGGACGGTCCTTTACGAGATGGCGACCGGCCGGTGCCCCTTCGAGGCGGAGGGGGCCATGGCGATCCTGGCCCGGATCCTCGAAGCGGAGCCCGACCCGCCGGCACGCCTTCAGCCCGGACTGCCGGCGGCCTTCGAGCGCGTCCTGCAGCGCTGTCTCAGGAAGCCGGCGGCGGAGCGATACGACGACGCGCGGGAGCTCGTGCGCGCCCTCCTCGATCTGCGGGGCGCGGCGGCCGGCGCCGGGGTCGCCGAGCCGGCGGAACGAGGCAGCGAGACGGCCGCCCTCTCCCCCACGACCATCGCCGTGTTTCCGTTCACCGTGCGCGGGAGCGAGCGGTTCGGCTACCTCAGGGAGGGCATGGTCGACCTCCTGAGCACCAAGCTCGACGGCGCGGGGGAACTGCGGAGCGTGGACGCCCACGTCGTGCTGGGAACCCTGGCTCGGGAGGCCGGCGGGGCGGTGGGCCCGGATTGCGCGCAGGGTCTCGCGCAACGCCTCGGAGCCGGGCTGTTCGTCCTCGGAAACATCCTGGAGGCGGGCGGTCGGGTGCAGCTCAATGCCACGCTGTACGAGGCGTGCGGCGCCGGGCAGGCGGTCGCGCGGGGCTCCGTCCAGGGGGACGCGGACGGGATCTTCGGGATGGTGGACGACCTCACGACGCAGCTCCTGACGGGGCGTTGCGGGGGGCCGGAGACCCGATTCACCCGGATCGCGGCGCTGGCGACCGGATCGTTCGCCGCCCTGAAGGCCTATCTCGAAGGGGAGGCGGAGATGCGCGCCATGCGCCGGGAGCCCGCCGTGGAGGCCTACCGGCGCTCGGTCGGCGTCGATCCGGGATTCGCCCTCGCCTGGTACCGGATGAGCGTCGCGGCGCTGTGGTCGGGGCAGGCGGACCTGGCGCTTCAGGCCGCCGGCCAGGCGCTCCGGCACAGGACACGCCTCTCGGAGCGGGACGGCCGCCTGCTCGAGGCGTTTCACGCGGTGCTGCGGGCCGACAACGACGAGGCCGAGCGGCTCTACCGGTCGGTGCTCGGCACCTATCCCGACGACGTCGAGGCGTGGTACCAGCTGGGAGAGGTCCAGTTCCATGCCGGCCCGCTGCGCGGCCGCCCGATGGCCGACTCGCGGGAGGCGTGGGAGCGCGTGGTCGCCCTCGACCCCGACCATGTCAACGGGCTCGTCCATCTTGGGGCGATTGCAGCGAGCTGCGGAGACCGGGCCACGCTCGAGACCCTCGTCGAGCGAGTCCTCGCCCTGAGCCCCACCGGCGACGCCGCCACGTGGATGCGCGCCGCGCGGGCCTTCGCTCTCGGCGACGCCGGCGGACAGGACGGCGTCGAGGCCGAGCTGCGCCAAGCGAGCGATCGGGCGGTGAACTGGGCCGTCCGCGCGGTCGCCGCCTACCTCGGCGACCTCGAGGGGGCCCTCAGGCTGACGTCGGCGGCGATCGATCCGGTGCGATCTCCGGAGGTGCGCGCGCTCGGACACGTGCTGCGCGCCCACCTGGAGCTGGCCCGGGGCCGCTGGCGATCGGCGCAGGCCGAGCTGGCCGCGTCGGCGGCCCTGGACCCCGATCAGGCGCTGGTGTACCGGGGATTCACGGCCGCCTCTCCCGTCGTGCGCGCGCCGGCGTCCGCTCTCGAGACGTTGCGCGCCGATCTTGGCCGCTGGACGCCTGCCCCGCCGGCCACCGTCCGTGAGCCGGCCTCGCGGCTCCTGCCGCGGGCGGATCTGTACGGCCATCAACGTCTCTACCTGCTCGGGCTCCTGAGCGAGCGCCTGGGGGACCATGCCGAGGCGCTGGAGCACGCCGCGGCGCTCGAGGCGGCGGCTTGTCCCCCCGACGTGGAGGCACTGGTGCGCGAGATGGCCGCGGGGTTGCGGGCGCGCTGCGCGTGGTCCCAGGGACGCCGCGAGAAAGCGCTGGAGGTGCTTCTGCGGGCCAGGAGGCCGGTGCGCTTCGATCTCGTCTTCCCGTCGCTGCTCCACGCGCAGGCGGACGAGCGCTTCACCCTGGCGGAATGGCTCGAGGAGTCCGGGCGCCACGAGGAGGCCCTCCCCTGGTACGCCTCGTTCCTGCGCGGCTCGGTCCACGATCTGATCTACGCCATTCCCGCGCATCTCAAGCGGGGGGCGATCCACGAGCGCCTGGGGGACACGGAGCGGGCGGCGCGGCACTACGGCCGCTTTGCCGCCGCGTGGCAGGGGTGCGACGCGGAGGTCCGCCCGCTGCTCGAAGAGGCGGAGGCCGGGCTCGTGCGGTTGCGGGAGCGCTGA
- a CDS encoding autorepressor SdpR family transcription factor: protein MTSNRIFKALADPTRREILRLLGRGEMSAGRIAERFDMTKPSMSHHFAVLKEADLITSRREGQQIFYALDATVVQEALSWLWDLFGDGKKRRTP, encoded by the coding sequence ATGACCTCGAACCGGATCTTCAAGGCACTGGCCGACCCGACGCGAAGGGAAATCCTGAGGCTCCTGGGGCGCGGCGAGATGAGCGCCGGGCGGATCGCCGAACGGTTCGACATGACCAAGCCTTCGATGTCGCACCATTTCGCGGTCCTCAAGGAGGCGGATCTCATCACCTCGAGGCGCGAGGGGCAGCAGATCTTCTACGCCCTGGACGCGACCGTGGTTCAGGAGGCGCTGTCGTGGCTCTGGGATCTGTTCGGGGACGGTAAGAAAAGGAGGACGCCATGA